In one window of Poriferisphaera corsica DNA:
- a CDS encoding Ldh family oxidoreductase codes for MNDLIMPLDLHNTIVTSAYLKRGFNQDEADKAARFCAMASWHGIKTHNAIKALHLDDLFGSGNQKSQGCTPRAEIEEIPNRFKACTVWNAHKKLGQAVAFNAIEQAMTLADEYGVGIVSVDEAFHYLWGGGYVMEAAKRGYIAYTCCTAALAEVVPFMGKHPTLGTNPHSWAFPTMDALGYPIVIDWATSTVAMGRVQQFKRENKQLPPDAAVDSKGNPTQDPHNASALLPFGKHKGYGLSLINELVAALIGGSLPTLRSRPENITTGTIEKTTPNFYFQVIHPDAVSSGLFADKRNQSENTKAVILDILGHGNENCLLPGQLEHQAACESDKAGGLLFTEAEILEFEQIAKDSDIPFTIDQLVAHQV; via the coding sequence ATGAACGACCTCATAATGCCCTTGGATCTACATAACACAATCGTTACATCTGCATATCTCAAACGAGGTTTTAACCAGGATGAAGCCGATAAAGCTGCGCGATTCTGTGCAATGGCATCATGGCACGGTATTAAAACACACAATGCAATTAAAGCGCTGCATTTAGATGACCTTTTTGGGTCAGGTAATCAAAAAAGCCAAGGCTGTACCCCCCGTGCCGAGATCGAAGAAATACCGAATCGATTTAAAGCTTGCACCGTTTGGAACGCGCATAAAAAACTGGGCCAAGCGGTCGCATTCAATGCTATTGAACAAGCAATGACACTGGCAGATGAGTACGGTGTTGGCATCGTGAGTGTTGACGAAGCATTTCACTACTTATGGGGTGGCGGGTATGTCATGGAAGCAGCTAAGCGCGGCTACATTGCATACACATGCTGCACTGCCGCATTAGCGGAGGTTGTGCCATTTATGGGCAAACATCCAACGCTAGGCACAAATCCACACTCGTGGGCATTTCCAACAATGGATGCACTTGGCTATCCAATCGTCATCGATTGGGCAACTAGTACAGTCGCAATGGGACGTGTTCAGCAATTCAAACGAGAAAACAAGCAATTACCACCAGACGCTGCTGTTGATTCCAAAGGTAATCCAACACAAGATCCCCATAACGCTTCAGCACTACTGCCTTTTGGAAAACACAAAGGCTATGGACTCTCATTGATTAATGAATTAGTCGCAGCATTAATTGGTGGATCGCTACCTACGTTACGATCGCGTCCAGAAAATATTACAACTGGAACAATTGAAAAAACAACGCCTAATTTCTACTTCCAAGTCATCCATCCTGATGCGGTTAGTTCAGGCCTGTTTGCCGACAAACGCAACCAGAGTGAGAATACAAAAGCTGTTATTCTAGATATACTTGGGCATGGAAACGAAAACTGCTTGTTACCTGGACAATTAGAACATCAAGCTGCCTGCGAGAGTGACAAAGCCGGGGGTCTGTTATTTACTGAGGCTGAAATATTGGAATTTGAGCAGATTGCCAAGGATTCTGACATACCTTTCACAATTGACCAATTAGTTGCTCATCAAGTATAA
- a CDS encoding phospholipase C/P1 nuclease family protein, translating into MNTTNKIQALPALSRNKSRKITGLITAIAISTISLAPNSATAWHDEGHYYAAMAATQNLPNTFPIFFKDGFKTIAHCSIDPDVMKSPNTKQLTDFESSEHYLDKELIGDNKLPNTRYEFYELCNELEISPQKVGTAPYAITEWTQRLTIAFAEYRKDPSNPHVKAKCLIYAGNLSHYAADIKMPLHTTKHFNGWIKQDGNIEHKGIHAKVDALPSKITFNEIFDVALDDIKPADNLFLYVLTELEESHSYVKQTYELADKFPEARDLDLYDKDVIAFTKNRERAASRFVANLFLTAWVNSEKEVIPSWLDRNNFDNSFDPNQLPDKK; encoded by the coding sequence ATGAATACGACAAACAAGATACAGGCTCTCCCGGCTTTATCTCGAAACAAAAGCCGTAAGATCACAGGACTCATCACTGCAATCGCAATATCAACGATAAGTTTAGCACCCAATAGTGCTACAGCTTGGCATGATGAAGGCCACTATTATGCGGCCATGGCTGCGACTCAAAATCTTCCTAATACCTTCCCTATTTTTTTCAAAGACGGTTTCAAAACAATCGCACATTGCTCTATTGATCCAGATGTAATGAAATCACCAAATACAAAGCAACTCACCGATTTTGAAAGCAGTGAGCATTATTTAGATAAAGAGTTAATTGGTGATAACAAGCTACCAAACACGCGCTATGAATTTTACGAGCTCTGTAATGAACTAGAAATTAGTCCCCAAAAAGTTGGTACTGCTCCATATGCTATAACCGAATGGACCCAACGCCTTACCATTGCATTTGCTGAATACAGAAAAGATCCATCCAATCCACACGTAAAAGCTAAATGTTTAATATATGCCGGCAACTTATCTCATTATGCGGCTGATATAAAAATGCCTCTTCACACGACCAAGCACTTCAATGGTTGGATTAAACAAGACGGCAACATAGAACATAAAGGGATCCACGCAAAAGTTGATGCCTTACCCAGTAAAATAACATTTAACGAAATCTTTGATGTTGCTTTGGATGATATAAAGCCTGCTGATAATTTATTTCTATATGTTCTTACTGAACTCGAAGAAAGTCATAGCTATGTTAAACAGACATACGAATTAGCAGATAAATTCCCTGAAGCTCGTGATTTAGACTTATACGATAAAGATGTGATCGCTTTTACGAAAAATCGAGAACGGGCTGCATCTAGATTTGTTGCAAATTTATTCTTAACTGCTTGGGTAAATTCAGAGAAAGAAGTGATCCCGTCATGGCTCGATCGGAACAATTTCGATAATAGCTTTGATCCTAATCAACTACCCGACAAAAAATAG
- a CDS encoding cysteine-rich CWC family protein produces MNAESDIEKICPLCSKPNNCYLHQTDAGECWCVSATIPQDLLDQIPDQYINKSCICKTCIDNYNNTKKRLK; encoded by the coding sequence ATGAATGCAGAATCAGATATTGAGAAAATTTGTCCATTGTGCAGCAAACCAAATAACTGCTACTTACATCAAACCGATGCAGGCGAATGTTGGTGTGTAAGCGCAACGATACCTCAGGATTTATTAGACCAAATACCTGACCAATACATAAACAAATCATGCATTTGCAAAACGTGTATTGACAACTATAACAACACAAAAAAACGCCTTAAATAA
- a CDS encoding PQQ-dependent sugar dehydrogenase: MRNAKLNVCVMGVLLCVWGLGIGAVLRAEVVIESAFPELWFNKPVYLTHVPDGSGKLIVIEQGGGVYVFPNKTYVKKGEMVRMFDGDTKHGQIRADGEQGLLGLAVHPDFKTTREVFLHYSAMNPRRGIVSRFKVGLDWVIDKQSEVLVIEVDQPYANHNGGTITFGPDGYLYVGWGDGGAAGDPKGHGQDRGTLLGSILRIDVDRREGSKGYAVPRDNPFVRLKNVRPEIWAWGIRNPWRFSFDRETGLLWVGDVGQNKYEEVSIVPRGGNMGWNIKEGKHAFKRGRGRGLIDPVWEYGRDEGYSITGGYVYRGQKIKSLYGAYVFADFVSSHVWALQYDEKRGEVKKHVRIGTGHTPASFGEDADGELYICTYGGGIFKFTER, from the coding sequence ATGAGAAACGCCAAATTGAATGTCTGTGTTATGGGAGTGCTGTTGTGCGTCTGGGGCTTGGGGATCGGTGCAGTGTTACGGGCGGAGGTGGTTATTGAAAGTGCATTTCCTGAGTTGTGGTTTAATAAACCGGTGTATCTAACACATGTGCCGGACGGGTCGGGGAAGCTGATTGTGATAGAGCAGGGGGGCGGGGTGTATGTTTTTCCGAATAAAACATATGTGAAGAAGGGGGAGATGGTGCGGATGTTTGATGGGGATACAAAGCATGGGCAGATTCGGGCTGATGGTGAGCAGGGATTGCTTGGGTTGGCGGTGCATCCGGATTTTAAGACAACGCGTGAAGTGTTTTTGCATTATTCAGCGATGAATCCACGACGTGGTATTGTGTCACGGTTTAAGGTCGGGCTGGATTGGGTGATAGATAAACAATCGGAAGTATTGGTGATCGAAGTTGATCAACCATATGCGAATCATAATGGTGGGACGATTACGTTTGGGCCGGATGGGTATTTGTATGTTGGGTGGGGTGATGGTGGAGCGGCGGGAGATCCGAAGGGGCATGGGCAGGATCGGGGTACATTGCTAGGTTCTATCTTGCGGATAGATGTTGATCGACGTGAAGGAAGCAAGGGATATGCGGTGCCAAGGGATAATCCATTTGTAAGGTTGAAGAATGTTCGGCCTGAGATTTGGGCGTGGGGGATTAGGAATCCGTGGCGATTTTCATTTGATCGTGAAACGGGGTTGTTATGGGTTGGTGATGTTGGGCAGAATAAGTATGAAGAGGTGAGTATTGTGCCACGTGGTGGGAATATGGGATGGAATATCAAGGAAGGAAAGCACGCGTTTAAACGTGGAAGAGGACGTGGGCTTATTGATCCAGTGTGGGAGTATGGGCGAGATGAGGGGTATTCGATTACGGGTGGTTACGTTTATCGCGGTCAAAAGATCAAGTCTTTGTATGGAGCGTATGTCTTTGCAGATTTTGTTTCGAGTCACGTTTGGGCATTGCAGTATGACGAGAAACGGGGGGAAGTGAAAAAGCATGTGCGTATTGGTACGGGGCATACGCCGGCGAGCTTTGGTGAAGATGCTGATGGGGAGTTGTATATCTGTACGTATGGCGGCGGTATATTTAAATTTACAGAGCGTTAA
- a CDS encoding alkaline phosphatase, giving the protein MKRFSMIITLFLATFFIYVNAFADQSGIKNVIVMIADGSGYSTLDATRYWTGEPLIYDRDDWKKYAMATYSYSGPKGADEQDLSRVYNPAKAWDGTPVEGSSGRYPYYFEGYKWHRSTYPDSAATMSQMMTGVLTSNGRLNVGPNGENLVSVPELAKQAGKKVGTISSVFLSDATPAAGGGAHNINRKEYAAVANEMFDAGVLDLIGGTGNPEYNDDGQSVVPSKDTDYKYVGGKETWETLKAGTHPNGWLLIEDKESIIQLAEQGLDEDRRIAMIPQARITLQQNRSSTGNSREAVPGDDPLNTNVPTLVDMTKAALNVVGKGEDGFFLQVEGGAVDKAMHLNQAGRMIEEYIDFHQAVKAVSDYLTHNTDGNNWGNTLVIVTADHDHLLCGPDAHKKPFQPIIDNGAGVMPGYRWYFNSHSNFPVPFFVKGAGADRFDQLPKQMDYYESNGEQFGRGLYFHQIDMARVLKDIYQNEISDNEQNKEHRLP; this is encoded by the coding sequence ATGAAGCGTTTTTCGATGATTATTACATTGTTTTTAGCGACTTTTTTCATATATGTGAACGCTTTTGCTGATCAATCGGGAATTAAGAATGTGATCGTAATGATTGCCGATGGCTCTGGATACAGCACTTTAGATGCAACTCGCTACTGGACCGGCGAGCCATTGATCTATGACCGAGATGATTGGAAAAAATATGCAATGGCTACATACTCCTATTCAGGCCCTAAGGGTGCTGATGAGCAGGATTTGAGTCGTGTCTATAACCCGGCAAAGGCATGGGATGGTACGCCAGTGGAAGGTAGTTCAGGGCGGTACCCGTACTATTTTGAAGGATATAAATGGCATCGAAGCACCTATCCAGATTCTGCAGCGACAATGTCGCAGATGATGACTGGTGTACTTACATCAAACGGTAGATTGAATGTTGGACCAAATGGCGAAAATCTCGTTAGTGTGCCGGAACTAGCAAAGCAAGCTGGCAAAAAAGTAGGCACCATATCTTCAGTTTTCTTGAGTGATGCTACGCCAGCTGCTGGAGGTGGCGCTCACAACATTAATCGGAAAGAGTACGCAGCTGTAGCAAATGAAATGTTTGATGCGGGTGTTCTAGATTTAATCGGCGGCACAGGTAATCCTGAATACAATGATGACGGGCAATCTGTCGTTCCTTCAAAGGATACCGATTACAAATACGTTGGCGGCAAGGAGACGTGGGAAACATTAAAGGCAGGTACACATCCAAATGGTTGGCTGTTAATTGAGGACAAAGAATCGATTATTCAATTAGCAGAACAAGGTTTAGATGAAGATCGCCGTATTGCAATGATTCCGCAGGCAAGAATAACATTACAGCAAAATCGATCTTCAACCGGTAATTCACGAGAAGCTGTCCCTGGTGATGATCCACTAAATACCAATGTGCCGACGTTGGTTGATATGACCAAAGCGGCATTGAATGTTGTTGGGAAAGGCGAAGATGGATTTTTTCTTCAAGTTGAAGGTGGCGCTGTTGATAAGGCAATGCATCTCAATCAAGCGGGTCGAATGATTGAGGAATACATCGATTTTCATCAGGCTGTCAAAGCGGTTTCAGATTATCTAACACACAACACCGATGGCAATAACTGGGGTAATACTTTGGTAATTGTGACTGCTGATCATGATCATCTGTTGTGCGGGCCAGATGCGCATAAGAAACCATTTCAGCCAATTATCGATAATGGGGCAGGGGTGATGCCCGGTTATCGATGGTACTTTAATAGCCATAGCAATTTTCCCGTGCCATTTTTCGTCAAGGGAGCGGGAGCTGATCGATTTGATCAGTTACCAAAGCAGATGGATTACTATGAAAGCAATGGCGAGCAGTTTGGGCGAGGTTTGTATTTCCATCAAATAGATATGGCACGCGTGCTTAAAGACATCTATCAGAATGAAATTTCTGATAATGAACAGAATAAAGAGCATCGTTTGCCATAA
- a CDS encoding lamin tail domain-containing protein, whose product MKYLAIFTVLCLNVLIANVIEAEILITEIMYNPASREKVPARTEWLELYNTGDETVPIRGWYLSDEDGKSEPFTQQIEIAPNHAIVLIPDDQQIEEFRKAWPGDFLVMTVKKWNNGGLKGLANNPTETNEILTLHDGSGRIIDRVNYDDNKPWPTDTKQGPSIYLLPDKLSTAENDQGKSWKQSKAGTDGARHNQVTNEYDKQDTGSPGFISKQKP is encoded by the coding sequence ATGAAATACCTTGCAATTTTCACAGTATTATGCCTAAACGTACTCATCGCAAACGTTATTGAAGCTGAAATTTTGATCACCGAGATTATGTACAACCCGGCAAGTCGAGAAAAAGTACCCGCGCGTACAGAATGGCTTGAGCTTTACAACACCGGCGACGAAACGGTCCCAATACGTGGCTGGTATTTAAGTGACGAAGATGGCAAGAGTGAACCATTTACACAACAGATTGAAATTGCACCAAATCATGCAATTGTTTTGATACCAGACGACCAGCAAATTGAAGAATTCAGAAAGGCGTGGCCAGGCGACTTTCTAGTCATGACTGTCAAAAAATGGAATAACGGTGGCCTCAAAGGCCTTGCCAATAATCCCACCGAAACAAATGAAATTCTCACACTACATGACGGTTCTGGACGCATAATAGATCGGGTAAACTACGACGACAATAAACCATGGCCAACCGATACAAAACAGGGGCCGAGTATTTATCTTTTGCCTGACAAACTCTCCACGGCCGAGAATGACCAAGGTAAGAGTTGGAAACAATCAAAGGCCGGCACCGATGGTGCAAGACATAATCAGGTCACAAATGAATACGACAAACAAGATACAGGCTCTCCCGGCTTTATCTCGAAACAAAAGCCGTAA
- a CDS encoding ABC transporter permease, which yields MNFLIETIRLGLSNLMLHKLRSLLTALGIIIGIAAVVSMASYGEGAKQAALEDIRQLGARNIIVRSVKPPDSNQASDSRQFAPKYGLLRRDLRRIEQTVGPIERIVPLKKVGAQAQRGRYKTPAAVFGTTPVLMDVASLKVARGRYLTEADMLQLNKVAVAVIGAEIADRLFPLVDPIGSQLRVDTQTFEVVGVLNRIGLAGGAGSALVGRDLNFDVHIAMPVAKARFGDTLFQRSSGSMQASQVEISELYIQAPEEDQVVSVSEQVKRVLEKEHKQQQDTSLTVPLELLIQKEKTQQMFNIMMILIAGLSLLVGGIGIMNIMLASVTERTREIGIRRALGATRHHIVMQFLVETTVLSGIGGVIGVGVGLGGVGALTVLHQLWPDLEQPQVTMWSIAVSFVVATSVGVVFGLYPAIKASQQDPIVALRHD from the coding sequence GTGAATTTTTTAATTGAAACAATTCGGCTTGGTTTGTCGAACCTTATGCTGCACAAGCTTAGGTCGCTTTTAACTGCCCTTGGGATCATCATTGGCATCGCTGCGGTGGTATCCATGGCATCGTATGGTGAGGGGGCCAAACAGGCGGCATTGGAGGATATTCGACAGCTTGGTGCGCGAAATATCATAGTTCGTTCCGTGAAACCGCCAGACTCGAATCAAGCGAGTGACAGCCGGCAATTCGCTCCTAAATACGGCTTGCTGCGAAGAGATTTAAGGCGTATAGAGCAAACGGTTGGGCCGATTGAGCGAATCGTGCCACTTAAGAAAGTCGGAGCTCAGGCTCAGCGTGGTCGATACAAAACGCCAGCGGCAGTGTTTGGGACAACGCCAGTGCTGATGGATGTGGCATCGCTGAAGGTTGCGCGTGGTCGATATCTGACTGAAGCAGATATGCTGCAATTGAATAAAGTTGCGGTTGCAGTGATTGGGGCTGAAATTGCAGATCGCTTGTTCCCGCTTGTAGACCCAATTGGCAGTCAGTTGAGGGTTGATACCCAAACGTTCGAAGTTGTTGGTGTTTTAAACAGGATTGGTTTGGCTGGCGGGGCAGGGTCGGCACTTGTTGGTCGTGATCTAAATTTTGATGTTCATATTGCTATGCCTGTAGCCAAGGCTCGATTTGGAGATACATTATTCCAAAGAAGTTCAGGCTCAATGCAGGCATCGCAAGTTGAAATCAGTGAGCTGTATATTCAAGCTCCTGAGGAAGATCAGGTTGTATCCGTTTCAGAACAGGTTAAACGTGTTTTAGAAAAAGAGCATAAGCAGCAGCAGGACACGTCTTTGACCGTCCCTCTGGAATTGTTGATCCAGAAGGAAAAAACGCAGCAGATGTTTAATATCATGATGATTCTGATTGCTGGATTGAGTTTGTTGGTGGGTGGTATCGGGATCATGAATATTATGTTGGCTTCTGTAACAGAGCGCACTCGCGAAATTGGAATTCGTCGTGCATTAGGAGCGACGAGGCATCACATCGTGATGCAGTTTTTGGTTGAGACGACCGTGTTATCTGGGATTGGTGGTGTCATTGGAGTTGGTGTGGGTTTGGGTGGCGTTGGCGCATTAACGGTTTTGCATCAGTTATGGCCGGACTTAGAGCAACCTCAGGTGACCATGTGGTCGATCGCAGTCAGCTTTGTCGTTGCGACTAGTGTGGGTGTTGTTTTTGGTTTATATCCTGCTATCAAAGCTTCACAGCAAGATCCGATTGTCGCGCTTCGTCACGATTAA
- the recJ gene encoding single-stranded-DNA-specific exonuclease RecJ, whose translation MNPESGLKSTWIPRNPNKTTQISPTEFAQQIHQHPLIANLLLKRDINTLEEAASFLKPTLKNLHDPALLPGATQAAQRISQAVLNDQPIVIYGDYDVDGVTASTILYHTLNLAKATVSCYVPHRIDEGYGLNSEALSHIASGDWHQDTENKIFNRQPEDPATPPLIITVDCGITATEQADLAKQLGVDLIITDHHHFDAENLPNAHTLVHPRIPSSLPTPYPFGDLCGAGVAFKLAWQFARIHHNLDPNSGSLPAPFRNLMIDLISLVALGTIADVVPLVGENRTLTTFGLSRIKNTPFPGLNALIDAAKLRDEKVDAYHVGFVLGPRLNACGRMGHARNAVFLLTIAQGNQAKHIADFLTQENQKRKEIEREIIEQAKQQIEAAGDNSPNHRAIVIGADDWHKGVVGIVASRIVETYHRPTVVLSYQPDGSASGSARSIANFNIHAAFTACSEHLTQFGGHEAAAGCTLPQDNVPAFREALINHCNDLLTEQDLSHTIKIDGEIQCSEINLQLFQIIHSLSPFGNANPKPKLILRNVTLDRPPNRIGSEGTHLSIHIKQNNRSMRAVGFGLGELAPKLAVGMNLDIVFSPAINNWQNRLSPDIHILDLKILSPALIP comes from the coding sequence ATGAATCCAGAATCCGGCCTCAAATCAACTTGGATCCCGAGAAATCCAAATAAAACCACCCAAATCTCGCCTACCGAATTCGCACAGCAGATTCACCAACACCCACTCATTGCCAACCTCCTCCTAAAGCGTGATATTAATACCCTTGAAGAAGCCGCCAGTTTTCTAAAGCCAACTCTCAAAAACCTGCATGACCCTGCCCTCTTACCCGGCGCCACACAAGCCGCACAACGCATTAGCCAAGCAGTGCTCAACGACCAACCGATCGTCATCTACGGCGACTATGACGTCGACGGTGTCACCGCCTCCACAATCCTCTACCACACCCTGAATCTCGCCAAAGCAACCGTCTCCTGCTACGTCCCCCACCGCATTGACGAAGGCTACGGCCTCAACTCCGAAGCCCTCTCACACATCGCCTCAGGTGACTGGCACCAAGATACAGAAAATAAAATCTTCAACCGCCAACCTGAAGACCCTGCGACCCCGCCTCTCATCATCACCGTCGATTGCGGCATCACCGCCACAGAACAAGCCGACCTTGCCAAACAACTCGGTGTCGACCTCATCATCACCGACCACCACCACTTTGATGCCGAGAATCTCCCGAACGCTCACACACTCGTCCACCCACGCATCCCCTCATCACTCCCCACCCCTTATCCTTTTGGCGACCTCTGCGGGGCTGGTGTCGCATTCAAACTTGCCTGGCAATTCGCACGCATCCACCACAACCTCGATCCTAACTCTGGCAGCCTCCCAGCCCCCTTCCGCAACCTCATGATCGATCTCATCTCTCTAGTCGCACTCGGCACAATCGCCGATGTCGTCCCACTTGTCGGTGAAAACCGTACCCTCACAACCTTCGGCCTCTCACGCATCAAAAACACACCTTTCCCCGGACTCAACGCACTCATTGATGCCGCAAAGCTCCGTGACGAGAAAGTCGACGCATACCACGTCGGATTCGTCCTTGGCCCGCGACTCAACGCCTGCGGCCGCATGGGCCACGCACGCAACGCCGTCTTTCTCCTAACCATCGCCCAAGGTAATCAAGCCAAACACATTGCCGACTTCCTGACGCAGGAAAATCAAAAACGTAAAGAAATTGAACGCGAAATCATCGAACAGGCAAAACAACAAATCGAAGCCGCTGGCGACAATTCGCCCAATCACAGAGCGATTGTGATTGGTGCCGATGATTGGCATAAAGGTGTTGTCGGCATCGTTGCCTCCCGTATTGTCGAAACATATCATCGCCCCACCGTTGTCCTCTCATATCAACCGGACGGTTCTGCATCTGGTTCCGCTCGTTCGATCGCAAACTTCAACATACACGCCGCCTTCACTGCTTGCAGCGAACACCTCACCCAATTTGGCGGCCACGAAGCCGCTGCCGGTTGCACGCTTCCCCAAGACAATGTACCCGCTTTTCGCGAAGCTCTAATCAACCACTGCAATGATTTGCTTACCGAACAGGACCTAAGCCACACCATCAAAATTGATGGTGAAATTCAATGTTCTGAAATCAACTTGCAGCTCTTTCAGATCATCCATTCCCTCTCACCCTTTGGCAACGCAAACCCAAAACCCAAACTCATTCTTCGCAATGTAACACTAGATCGCCCACCCAACCGTATTGGCTCTGAAGGCACGCACCTCTCAATTCACATCAAGCAAAACAACCGCTCGATGCGCGCAGTCGGCTTCGGCCTTGGCGAACTTGCACCCAAACTCGCCGTCGGCATGAACCTCGATATCGTCTTTTCCCCCGCGATCAACAATTGGCAGAATCGCCTTTCCCCCGACATCCACATCCTCGACCTCAAGATACTCTCACCCGCGTTAATCCCCTGA
- a CDS encoding type II secretion system protein: MNRLLHRGFTLVEILIVVVILAILASIVIPQLSRAGEQARENSLAMSLYRIRQQLEIYRNQHNGHYPSLDQFDNQMLKMSNESGDTAEIGTDGYLLGPYLQEVPVNPFTSKKTIGIGEVGTSDWYYNELTGDFAANNSEKAAKF; encoded by the coding sequence ATGAATAGGCTGCTCCATCGGGGGTTCACGTTGGTTGAAATATTGATCGTGGTGGTAATATTGGCCATATTGGCATCGATTGTCATTCCTCAGTTGAGTCGAGCGGGCGAGCAGGCGAGAGAGAATTCGCTTGCGATGAGTCTGTACCGCATACGGCAGCAACTTGAGATTTACAGAAATCAGCACAATGGTCATTATCCGTCGCTTGATCAGTTTGATAATCAGATGCTGAAGATGAGTAATGAGAGTGGTGATACTGCTGAGATTGGTACAGATGGATACCTGTTGGGGCCATATCTGCAAGAGGTGCCTGTGAACCCTTTTACGAGTAAGAAGACGATTGGTATTGGAGAAGTAGGTACAAGTGATTGGTATTACAATGAGTTGACAGGTGATTTTGCGGCAAACAATTCAGAAAAAGCTGCGAAATTCTGA
- a CDS encoding SpoIID/LytB domain-containing protein, with amino-acid sequence MRFLRVLLFALCILITAVSHAQLGRVKVDTRTGVPGPKVEKFAGREAWIRVRIQKDTKALKIGGRGQVRVGPDESMKGRVPEQTWDLPIEVTRVNKEFYIKSKRRGKVKWALPALMMQVGNERVLKLGDREYPHRLVLDGKNVSAFDVINHVPLEEYLPGVLARELYPDWDVKAFEAQAVAARSYALWEMTLKTGRKFDLESSTASQAYIGKTKASKPLTAVKNTRGMVLSWEGRIVPAFYSASHGGVTNDASVALLGKTPLIKPLMGKNVGDWGKVGAKVYSWGPQKRNRQMLSKRIAAYAKRRGHQASQLTEIRRVVVTKKSKQGRPIEFGIVDRNGKMYLLPCEWFRNACNYSDGRSIPKLARKDIVKSSFLTVTIKGNEVIFNGRGYGHGVGMSQWGAQGMALKGYTFQQILSNYYAGAAIAKLY; translated from the coding sequence ATGCGTTTTTTAAGGGTATTGTTGTTTGCTTTATGTATCTTGATCACAGCGGTATCGCATGCACAGTTAGGACGCGTGAAAGTAGATACCCGAACGGGCGTACCGGGCCCGAAAGTCGAAAAGTTTGCAGGCCGCGAAGCATGGATTCGTGTTCGTATTCAGAAAGACACAAAGGCATTGAAGATTGGCGGCCGTGGGCAAGTCAGAGTTGGGCCCGATGAATCGATGAAGGGACGCGTTCCAGAGCAAACTTGGGATTTACCGATTGAGGTGACTCGGGTTAACAAAGAGTTTTATATCAAAAGCAAGAGACGCGGGAAGGTGAAGTGGGCGTTACCAGCTTTAATGATGCAGGTTGGTAATGAACGTGTTTTGAAGTTGGGTGATCGTGAGTATCCGCACCGTCTGGTTTTAGATGGGAAAAATGTAAGTGCGTTTGATGTAATTAATCATGTACCTTTAGAAGAGTATTTACCGGGGGTTTTAGCCAGAGAGCTGTATCCAGATTGGGACGTGAAGGCTTTTGAAGCGCAGGCTGTTGCGGCGAGATCATATGCTTTGTGGGAGATGACATTAAAAACCGGTCGTAAGTTTGATCTCGAGTCATCGACGGCAAGCCAAGCGTACATTGGGAAAACGAAGGCAAGTAAGCCATTGACTGCAGTCAAGAATACTCGAGGTATGGTTTTATCGTGGGAGGGAAGAATCGTACCTGCCTTTTATTCGGCATCGCATGGCGGTGTGACGAATGATGCATCGGTCGCATTGCTGGGAAAAACACCATTGATAAAACCCTTGATGGGTAAGAATGTCGGTGACTGGGGTAAGGTTGGTGCAAAGGTTTATAGCTGGGGTCCGCAAAAAAGAAATCGACAAATGCTGTCGAAACGTATTGCTGCGTATGCCAAACGTAGAGGTCATCAGGCGTCTCAGCTGACGGAAATTCGGCGTGTTGTTGTAACAAAGAAAAGTAAGCAGGGGAGGCCAATAGAATTTGGTATCGTTGATCGTAATGGAAAAATGTATTTACTGCCGTGCGAATGGTTTCGCAATGCATGTAATTACAGTGATGGGCGATCGATACCGAAGCTTGCCCGAAAAGACATTGTAAAAAGTAGTTTCTTGACGGTTACGATTAAAGGTAACGAAGTGATTTTCAATGGCAGAGGGTATGGGCATGGCGTGGGGATGAGCCAATGGGGGGCGCAAGGCATGGCATTGAAGGGGTATACGTTTCAACAAATATTAAGCAACTATTACGCGGGTGCGGCAATCGCAAAATTGTATTAA